In Capsicum annuum cultivar UCD-10X-F1 chromosome 7, UCD10Xv1.1, whole genome shotgun sequence, one genomic interval encodes:
- the LOC107878162 gene encoding heterogeneous nuclear ribonucleoprotein 1 gives MQSDLGKLFVGGISWDTNEERLKEYFSTYGEVLEAVIMKDRTTGRARGFGFIVFADPAVADRVIKEKHNIDGRMVEAKKAVPRDDQSTISRSSTSIQGSPGPGRTRKIFVGGLASTVTETDFKQYFEQFGTITDVVVMYDHNTQRPRGFGFITYDSEDAVDKVLLKTFHELNGKMVEVKRAVPKELSPGPRLGGFNHPLNRINNFLNGYTQGYSPNTVAGYGVRMDGRFSPITGGRSGFAPFGSGYGMGLNFEPGLSPGYGGSATFNSNLSYGRGLGPYYVNSSNRFGGPIGFDGGNGGNSSFFSSATRNLWGSGGLGYGTNSTSSSNFAVSGSGSTGAGNFSNTGVWGSSSISSQGRGNVSNQSNLGYGGDDSLYGLTGGYGRNVTTSGAPTLSYPASNGSYDGALADFYSGGLGYGDSTWRSANSEQDESGSIGYGLGTAPSDMPPKSSTSYVGSYGVGKRQTYSGLGG, from the exons ATGCAATCTGATCTTGGAAAGTTATTCGTTGGTGGAATATCATGGGACACTAATGAAGAGCGGTTGAAGGAGTATTTTAGTACCTATGGGGAGGTTTTAGAGGCTGTAATTATGAAGGATAGGACTACTGGACGTGCCCGTGGTTTTGGTTTTATTGTTTTTGCTGATCCTGCTGTTGCTGATAGGGTTATCAAGGAAAAACACAATATTGATGGCAGGATG GTTGAAGCAAAGAAGGCTGTTCCAAGGGATGACCAGAGCACAATAAGTAGAAGCAGTACTAGCATTCAGGGTTCACCTGGTCCAGGACGTACAAGAAAAATTTTTGTTGGAGGTTTAGCATCCACGGTAACTGAGACTGACTTTAAGCAGTACTTTGAGCAATTCGGAACAATCACCGATGTAGTAGTTATGTATGACCACAACACTCAGAGACCAAGAGGCTTTGGGTTCATAACTTATGATTCAGAGGATGCAGTGGATAAAGTATTGCTTAAGACCTTCCATGAGCTGAATGGTAAAATGGTCGAGGTCAAACGTGCAGTCCCCAAAGAGTTATCACCAGGTCCAAGACTCGGTGGGTTTAACCATCCACTAAATAGGATCAATAACTTCCTTAATGGATACACACAAGGATACTCTCCGAATACAGTTGCAGGATATGGAGTCAGGATGGATGGTAGATTTAGCCCCATTACTGGAGGTAGGAGTGGTTTTGCTCCATTTGGTTCTGGTTATGGAATGGGGCTTAACTTTGAACCAGGGTTAAGCCCAGGATATGGGGGAAGTGCAACCTTTAACAGCAACTTGAGCTACGGACGGGGACTGGGCCCTTATTATGTTAATAGTTCAAATAGATTTGGTGGTCCTATTGGGTTTGATGGAGGAAATGGAGGAAATAGTTCATTCTTCAGCTCAGCAACTCGGAATTTGTGGGGAAGTGGGGGTTTGGGTTATGGAACAAACTCCACAAGCTCTAGCAACTTTGCGGTATCTGGAAGTGGGAGTACCGGGGCAGGAAACTTTAGCAACACTGGAGTTTGGGGTTCATCTTCAATTTCCTCCCAAGGTAGAGGAAATGTTTCTAACCAAAGTAATCTTGGTTATGGGGGTGATGATAGTTTATATGGGTTGACTGGAGGCTATGGAAGAAATGTTACAACAAGCGGGGCTCCTACTTTATCATATCCTGCATCTAATGGCAGCTATGATGGAGCTCTTGCTGATTTTTACAGTGGTGGTCTGGGATATGGTGATTCTACTTGGCGCTCTGCAAATTCTGAGCAAGATGAATCTGGCTCAATTGGTTATGGACTTGGCACTGCACCCTCAGACATGCCACCTAAAAGTTCTACTAGTTATGTTGGCAGTTATGGTGTTGGTAAAAGACAGACATACAGCG GGCTCGGTGGCTAG
- the LOC107878161 gene encoding uncharacterized protein LOC107878161 yields the protein MDCNQVVTMEETLVVHKPKSDSMGKGGVIKNVEGFIGVLDVHVHKARDIHNICIYHKQDVYAKVSLTSDPEKAVSTDTINGGGQNPVFDQSVRLNVTTVETSVRCEIWMMSRVKNYLQDQLLGFTLVPLCDVLAENGKLEQEFTLSSSDLFHSPSGFVQLTLTYTGSTPEVLEISTPGHSLSAANGCSEGSGVAESIPCELVKIEFPDPQIVNENERMVTEYYAIPCTELDGQGSDHVDSKENGEHISSENVEITPENVADIKKLETLTLSASSESSPSNSIPKQTSSAPSEESALPLKDSKDSAKAVDSTSPAVAASTFTLPVVNLNIAPEKKLVQQDIVDIYNKSMQQFAEALEKMKLPLDIENGSPIQSGNEKTESSSSSERPQPRPNGQSPRVYYGSSAFF from the coding sequence atggaTTGTAATCAAGTAGTCACTATGGAAGAAACCCTTGTTGTTCACAAACCAAAATCTGATTCTATGGGGAAGGGTGGTGTGATTAAAAATGTAGAGGGATTTATTGGGGTTCTGGATGTTCATGTGCACAAAGCAAGGGACATACATAATATATGCATATATCATAAACAAGATGTGTATGCCAAGGTTTCCTTAACTAGTGATCCAGAAAAGGCGGTTTCGACTGATACTATTAACGGTGGGGGTCAGAATCCAGTTTTCGATCAGAGTGTTCGACTCAATGTCACGACTGTTGAAACATCAGTGAGGTGTGAGATATGGATGATGAGTAGGGTCAAGAATTATTTGCAAGACCAGCTGTTGGGATTTACTCTAGTCCCTCTTTGTGATGTTCTTGCTGAGAATGGAAAGCTAGAACAAGAATTCACTTTGTCCTCGAGTGATCTCTTCCATTCTCCATCGGGTTTTGTGCAATTGACACTGACATATACTGGTTCAACCCCTGAAGTCTTGGAGATTTCCACACCAGGCCATTCTTTATCTGCAGCAAATGGTTGTAGTGAAGGTAGTGGAGTAGCTGAGAGTATTCCCTGTGAACTAGTTAAGATTGAATTCCCGGATCCTCAAATTGTGAACGAAAATGAACGAATGGTTACTGAGTATTATGCAATTCCCTGCACTGAGTTGGATGGTCAAGGCTCTGACCATGTGGACTCCAAGGAAAATGGCGAACACATCTCTTCTGAAAATGTTGAGATCACACCAGAAAATGTGGCTGACATCAAGAAGTTAGAGACTCTTACCCTGAGTGCTTCATCCGAAAGTTCTCCATCAAACTCAATCCCCAAACAGACATCAAGCGCTCCAAGCGAGGAATCTGCACTCCCTCTGAAGGATAGTAAAGACAGTGCCAAAGCGGTTGATAGTACCTCGCCTGCTGTGGCTGCTAGCACGTTCACATTGCCAGTTGTCAACTTGAACATTGCACCAGAGAAAAAACTTGTGCAGCAAGACATTgttgatatatataataaaagtatGCAGCAATTCGCTGAAGCTCTAGAAAAGATGAAACTTCCTCTGGACATTGAAAATGGATCGCCCATCCAAAGTGGAAATGAAAAAACAGAGAGCAGCAGTTCAAGTGAGAGACCACAGCCGCGCCCAAACGGCCAAAGCCCAAGAGTGTATTATGGTAGCAGTGCCTTCTTCTGA